Proteins from a single region of Nerophis ophidion isolate RoL-2023_Sa linkage group LG10, RoL_Noph_v1.0, whole genome shotgun sequence:
- the ube2h gene encoding ubiquitin-conjugating enzyme E2 H isoform X1 — protein MSSPSPGKRRMDTDVVKLIESKHEVTILSGLNEFVVKFFGPQGTPYEGGVWKVRVDLPDKYPFKSPSIGFMNKIFHPNIDEASGTVCLDVINQTWTALYDLTNIFESFLPQLLAYPNPIDPLNGDAAAMYLHRPEEYKQKIKEYIQKYATEEALKEQEEGAGDSSSESSMSDFSEDEAQDMEL, from the exons CATTGAGAGCAAACATGAAGTCACCATTCTCAGCGGACTCAACGAATTTGTAGTGAAGTTTTTTGGACCACAGGGAA CGCCGTACGAGGGTGGCGTGTGGAAGGTGCGAGTGGATCTCCCTGATAAATATCCTTTCAAATCACCGTCAATAG gattcatgaacAAGATTTTCCATCCCAACATTGATGAAGC GTCAGGAACTGTTTGTTTAGATGTCATCAACCAGACGTGGACAGCTCTTTATG acctGACCAATATCTTTGAGTCGTTCCTGCCGCAGCTGCTGGCCTACCCCAACCCCATCGACCCTCTGAACGGCGACGCCGCCGCCATGTACCTGCACAGGCCAGAGGAGTACAAGCAGAAAATCAAAG AGTACATCCAGAAATATGCAACAGAGGAGGCGCTCAAGGAGCAGGAGGAGGGTGCCGGCGATTCCTCGTCCGAAAGCTCCATGTCCGACTTCTCCGAGGACGAGGCCCAGGACATGGAGTTGTAG
- the ube2h gene encoding ubiquitin-conjugating enzyme E2 H isoform X2, protein MNKIFHPNIDEASGTVCLDVINQTWTALYDLTNIFESFLPQLLAYPNPIDPLNGDAAAMYLHRPEEYKQKIKEYIQKYATEEALKEQEEGAGDSSSESSMSDFSEDEAQDMEL, encoded by the exons atgaacAAGATTTTCCATCCCAACATTGATGAAGC GTCAGGAACTGTTTGTTTAGATGTCATCAACCAGACGTGGACAGCTCTTTATG acctGACCAATATCTTTGAGTCGTTCCTGCCGCAGCTGCTGGCCTACCCCAACCCCATCGACCCTCTGAACGGCGACGCCGCCGCCATGTACCTGCACAGGCCAGAGGAGTACAAGCAGAAAATCAAAG AGTACATCCAGAAATATGCAACAGAGGAGGCGCTCAAGGAGCAGGAGGAGGGTGCCGGCGATTCCTCGTCCGAAAGCTCCATGTCCGACTTCTCCGAGGACGAGGCCCAGGACATGGAGTTGTAG